A single genomic interval of Halomonas sp. GT harbors:
- a CDS encoding OmpA family protein, protein MKNQSTLIAISVTVGLAGCVSSSQSTVGGDTHFPDLESTYLKVGDFIEPDHVLRISEGQHKDQVRRLLGHPHFSEGIFDVREWDYAFNFYTGNGSDYITCQYKLLFDREMRVTSTYWRDAQCPALLVPIQVEELAAEPRQEKLTLSGDVLFNFDSDQLTLEGRRALDRVVEAFHGTDQPTSIFVAGYADRFGSEQYNLRLSQARAETVGSYLISQGVERSSLNTEGRGELDPIVVCPGEMATPSMKECLKPNRRVEMTLKHAH, encoded by the coding sequence ATGAAAAACCAATCCACATTAATAGCAATCAGCGTAACTGTCGGATTAGCAGGCTGCGTTTCCAGCTCTCAGTCAACGGTAGGTGGCGATACACACTTCCCGGACCTCGAAAGTACCTATCTGAAAGTCGGTGACTTTATCGAACCTGATCACGTACTGCGTATTTCCGAAGGACAGCATAAAGATCAGGTACGGCGACTACTCGGTCATCCTCATTTTAGCGAAGGAATTTTTGACGTGCGCGAATGGGACTATGCCTTTAATTTTTATACTGGTAATGGGAGTGACTACATTACTTGCCAGTACAAATTGCTATTTGACCGCGAGATGCGCGTCACAAGCACGTACTGGCGCGACGCACAATGTCCAGCGCTGTTAGTGCCTATCCAAGTAGAGGAGCTTGCCGCTGAACCACGACAAGAGAAGTTGACGCTATCCGGTGATGTGCTATTTAACTTTGATAGCGATCAATTGACGTTGGAAGGCCGACGTGCGTTAGACCGAGTGGTGGAAGCCTTTCATGGAACAGATCAACCAACAAGTATCTTTGTTGCAGGCTACGCCGACCGTTTCGGTAGTGAGCAATACAACTTGCGGCTGTCCCAGGCAAGGGCAGAAACAGTAGGAAGTTACCTGATCAGTCAAGGTGTTGAACGCTCTAGCCTAAACACGGAAGGAAGGGGAGAGTTAGATCCTATTGTAGTTTGCCCAGGGGAAATGGCCACGCCAAGCATGAAAGAGTGTCTGAAGCCCAATCGAAGAGTGGAGATGACGCTGAAACATGCACACTAA